Within the Irregularibacter muris genome, the region AGATGAGCTAATTGTCCAATATATGAAAAAGCAGATCTCAGCTCAAAAAATATAAAAGCCAGTTAGATTATTTATAATCTAACTGGCTTTTATATTTTTCTCATCCTACCAACAAAAAAGCGCCTAGCACCGCTTCTCGTAATATAGGAAAGTTAGTCTTGTTCGCAAGGAAATAAACTTTCCTATATCAAAATAAAAGCAGCTAGGAATATTTCCTAACTGCCCTAATGCCAATACTCATTTTAATGATTATGTAATGGATAAAATTAATCTATAGGTTGAAACATATCCTTTCCCACTCCACATAGTGGGCATACCCAATCTTCTGGTACATCTTCCCAAGTAGTTCCTGGTGCAACTCCATTGTCTGGGTCTCCTAATTCTGGATCATAAATGTAGCCACATGCAAGACATTCATATTTTTGCATTCTTTTCTCCTCCTTGTTTAAATAATTTATTTCATAAAACAACTATATCATACATTTATATTCATTATGTGTGATATCAATAGTTTTTATACCCTCCTATTTTATTA harbors:
- the rd gene encoding rubredoxin → MQKYECLACGYIYDPELGDPDNGVAPGTTWEDVPEDWVCPLCGVGKDMFQPID